The window GTGAATGCAGTAAATCTTTATTGTTCCCAGATCAGCTGGAGATGGagatagagaaaaaaaggcagatcaGGCACAAGTTGTAGTCCATGGAAGAAGATGAATGAGCGGGAGAACCAGGCAAAGCATGCAAAGCTGGCAGTACTGCCAGCTGCCATGGCCTCAGCCACAGCTGGAGATGCTCAGCACTCCTCAGCACTCAATGCCCAGGAGATCAAGCATGAGCAGATGCTGTTGGTGCTGGTTGAAAACAGAGCCTGGGTTTAGCAGGGCCCACAGGTGtcccacagcttcctgctgtAGCGGGGCaaggggcaggggctgcaggcaggagacaCGTAGGGTCTGCCAAAGGTGCAGAGGCCCCCCGAGCCCTGAGTGGCCCCGGCGCCGTAGaggccccccagccccagggaaCCCCCAAAGGCGGGTGCTCCGGAGGAGCCCACCACGGcttgctgggggaaggagctgaggatggggcCGGGGAAGGTGACGACGACGGGCGGTGGCTGGATGAAGGCCGTTGAGTCGGGGCACTGGCGCGCGCACAGCTCGTTGCAGCTCTCAGCGATGGGCTGGGGCACGGCCACGCTGGTTTTTGGTGGGCACAGGTCGTAGCAAGACATCttggtgggatgggatggagctctGCAAGAGGGCACAGAGTGAGAGAGTAgaggatggcagcagcccaggcaCAGGAGCCTGAAGCACGCTCGGGTCTGGAGCAGAAGTGCTCTTGGACTTACCCTGTTCCCAAGGAGAAGGTGGTCAGGGCAGCGCTTTGGAGAGCTCCATGCAGACCCAGCTTTTATCCACGCCAGCCACGGCTCATCAACTGCTGGGCCAATGGGAATATGCCACACTCCCTGATGCCAACAACAGCCTGgcctgcccttcccctccctgAGTCAGCAGCCCATAGCCGGACCAGCACAGGCCCATTTACCgcctttattcctttttctgcttcatgGACAAAATGTGTAGTGCTGAGCAGGCAGTGACTGAGAAGAGTGCCTTTGATTTGGTGTTTCGTCACCTCGCCCCCCTACAGATAAAAACTGCAGTGTGTTTGTCACTCAGACGCTGGCGTGCAGGAGGCCTGCGACAAGCCTTCCGCTTGCCCAGTGCCACCATCCTGCTCCTCCCTgatgctctgcagagctggcacGACGCCACAGCAAAACCAAGCCCCTGGGGTAGTGCTGAGTCATGCAGCAAGCTGCCACTCGGTATTTGTCACGCTCCCTTCCCACTTACACAGGCAGAGGATGAGAGGGCTGTGGGGCTACGTGGTCCATTAGCAGAGGGTTGTCCAGTGTCCTAGCAGGGTAATTGTAGGGGCTGAGAGAGTGGGTGGGGGCTGCCAAGGAATCAACATCAGCAAAACCGTCCCAATTGGTAAGCACATAGGAGATTGGGGTTTGCCTGCTGTTAGCCACGTGCCCCCTTTACGGCCAGCTCCTCCCCATGCTCGCCAGCCCCCATAAAagtgctgccctgggtgagTGCTGGCATCCACCACTGCCTCCTAGCTCAGCTTGGGAAAAGGGTGAGTGGATGGGCCTCCTCTGACAGGGGCTGGAGTGGGGCTTGAATGCAGGAGTGCAGAGTGCTCTAGGGTGACTCTGACCCTGCAACAGTGACAGAGGCTATGATCCTGTTGTGTGGATCCAGCAGTCCCAGGTCACGAGCTTATCTCTGCCAGACCATCTCCTCACTCACAACTCCTCTTCTTGTGGCTTTGCATTGCAggctcagctccatcccatcccaccaaGATGTCTTGCTATGACCTGTGCCCACCAAAAACCAGCGTGGCCGTGCCCCAGCCCATCGCTGAGAGCTGCAACGAGCTGTGCGCGCGCCAGTGCCCCGACTCAACGGCCTTCATCCAGCCACCGCCCGTCGTCGTCACCTTCCCCGgccccatcctcagctccttcccccagcaagCCGTGGTGGGCTCCTCCGGAGCACCCGCCTTTGGGGGCTCCTTGGGACTGGGGGGCCTCTACGGCGCCGGGGCCACTCAGGGCTCGGGGGGCCTCTGCACCTTTGGCAGACCCTACGtgtctcctgcctgcagcccctgccccttGCCCCGCTACAGCAGGAAGTTCTGGAACACCTGTGGGCCCTGCTAAACCCATGCTCAaaccttttctcttcttccttcatcATCCTCTTGCCAAGTTTTAACGCCTACTTTGCCTTTTATGACCCTGAACTGAGCCCTGTGCTGGCCACTGCCTCGAAGATGCCTCCAGAAACGCTTCTCCTGAAGACCTAGGCACCTCCGTCCTGCCTAGGACTCTAGTACGTCTTTGATGTTCTGTCCGTTCCTGTCTTTACAATAAAATAAGCTTGCATCCTATGTTTGAACCTTGGGCTTTTCTTCCTGGCCACAATGGGCGCTCCAGGACTCCCTTCTCCCACACATGGTCCCCAAACCTAGCCCAGAACAGACTCTCAGTCCCCTGCTGAGCCAGGCTGTGTTTCCATGGGTCAAAGCCCCTGACCATGGCAGCTCTCACGCACAGCGTGCTGCTGACCATCTTGACGAGCCTTGTCTGAATTCAGACTGCTTCCTGACCTGCAGGAAATGCAGCCACAGTGCATCTGTGAACTGTCATCCTGTGGATCTTCCCCAACTGCCATGGCCTCAGCAATATCCCCTCCATGTTCAATCTGATGACACAAATTAAGGTGTGAGCAACTTCTAGAAAATCATCCACTCCAACTGTGTCTTCAAGtagggctgccagcagccactACAGACAGTCATTGGGTATCATAAAATCAAAGGAAATCTGTCCTGAACATAAAGGCTCCAACACCTGACACCACAGATTCAAGCTTTCTTCCCGAACACTGACCACACTACTGCCCTGGACAGCATCTGTGCTCATCCATCCTCTCACTGAAGAGCTTTTTCCTAAGAGCGCAGTTTGTTAAAATTCCCCTCTGAAAGCATTAAGCCACTCCCTCAACTCCCACCACTTGCCATAGCAAACGCTGACCTCAATTCCTAACAGTTAAGAAAGGATACAGTCAAAAATGCTCCTAATAAATAGCAGATATTTCTTGCTATCTCCTCTTCTAATTTCGCGTTAAAGCTTCTGTCACCTGAATTTTCTGCTCTTCAAGTCATAATCTTCCTCAACTGCATTCAGTGCAGTAATCATTGCCTTGATCCAGACTTCTCACAAAGATCACAAGTGACTCACTCAGTCCTCGGAGGAAAAAGGTGTCCCAGAGCCATCCCTGACCTCAGTGGGATTGGAGCTTCATGCCACCCAGCCCCACCAAggcctcactgctgctgggttgtactgccagtgcttcaccccaTTCTAGAACAAGTGGTCACCATCTATTCAATGATCCCAGCACCTCTGCTTTGATACCACAGATGAATTTAATCCACATGCCACCAGCAGGCTGACTTGTGAATATGGTGCCAGCACAGCCTGATACcagaaagagggagagggagacAGGGGATCTAAGCTCAGCTTGCTTCCAGGTTATGGCTGATGCCATTCACATCCCCAGTGATCACAGCCTCAGAGCACACTTGAGGCTCATCCTTCACTATGTTGGCCACCTTCCCACACTGGTTTATGTAAGGCTGTTTTCCAGCCAGCAACTGTCAGTGCATTAATCAAAGGCAGTATCTCCCAATGACCACTTTCCAGCCTCCCCTGTGCTTTGCTCCAGAGCTCATGCAGTGCTTCTAGAGAGCAGCACAACTTGGCAGGGCTGGTcccactgcagagctgaggagGATGGGCAAGGGAGCGTGGTCAGCACCCTCCTGCTCTCTGTCTCTTCCACAGCTCCCACAGAGCCCCAGCAAAAGGCCCTTTTGCCTTATCTACATTAAACACTCCTACAATGTGAAGCTGAATCTGGGATCCTCATCAGTAGGATTTGCCTGACCCCAGCTGCCACAGAACCACTTGATACTTTTaacaaagagaggaagaagacaaCTGTGAATGCAGTAAATCTTTATTGTTCCCAGATCAGCTGGAGATGGagatagagaaaaaaaggcagatcaGGCACAAGTTGTAGTCCATGGAAGAAGATGAATGAGCGGGAGAACCAGGCAAAGCATGCAAAGCTGGCAGTACTGCCAGCTGCCATGGCCTCAGCCACAGCTGGAGATGCTCAGCACTCCTCAGCACTCAATGCCCAGGAGATCAAGCATGAGCAGATGCTGTTGGTGCTGGTTGAAAACAGAGCCTGGGTTTAGCAGGGCCCACAGGTGtcccacagcttcctgctgtAGCGGGGCaaggggcaggggctgcaggcaggagacaCGTAGGGTCTGCCAAAGGTGCAGAGGCCCCCCGAGCCCTGAGTGGCCCCGGCGCCGTAGaggccccccagccccagggagccCCCAAAGGCAGGTGCTCCGGAGGAGCCCACCACGGcttgctgggggaaggagctgaggatggggcCGGGGAAGGTGACGACGACGGGCGGTGGCTGGATGAAGGCCGTTGAGTCGGGGCACTGGCGCGCGCACAGCTCGTTGCAGCTCTCGGCGATGGGCTGGGGCACGGCCACGCTGGTTTTTGGTGGGCACAGGTCGTAGCAAGACATCttggtgggatgggatggagctctGCAAGAGGGCAGAGTGTCAGGCAGCAGCAAATGGCAGTGCCCCAGGCACAGgagcctgaagcaggaacaggtgagaggcaggaggggaagtgCTCTTGAACTTACCCTGTTCTCAAGAAGGAGGTCGTCAGAGCAGTGTTTGGGAGAGCCCCATACAGGTGCAGCTTTTATCCAGGCTGGAACATGGCTCATTAAATGCTGGGCCAATGGGCAGAGGTGGCACTCCCTGAAGCCAACGCCAGGCTTACCTGCCCCTGCCCACCCTGAGTCAGCAGCCTGTGTCTGGACCAGTACAGGACCCTTTGCTGCCTTccttgttgtttttgctttgtagGCCCAATGCGTGGTGATGAGCAGGCTGTGACAGAGAGGAGTGCCTTTGATGTGACAGTTTGTCACGTCACCCTTCTGCAGATAACAACTGCAATGTGTTTGTCACTCAGATGCTGGCATGCAGGAGGCCTGTGACAAACCTTGCACTTGCAGAGAGCTGCCATCCTGCTCCTCCCTGAGGCTCTGCACAGCTGGCATGAGGACACTGCAAAACCAAGCCCCCTAGGTTAGTTTTGTGGCACAAAGGACACTGCCACTCAGCATTTGTCATGCACCCAGCCCTCTTAACAGGCAGAGAATGAGAGGGATGTGGGGATAATTTGCC of the Gallus gallus isolate bGalGal1 chromosome 25, bGalGal1.mat.broiler.GRCg7b, whole genome shotgun sequence genome contains:
- the LOC121107562 gene encoding scale keratin-like, encoding MSCYDLCPPKTSVAVPQPIAESCNELCARQCPDSTAFIQPPPVVVTFPGPILSSFPQQAVVGSSGAPAFGGSLGLGGLYGAGATQGSGGLCTFGRPYVSPACSPCPLPRYSRKLWDTCGPC
- the LOC121107563 gene encoding scale keratin-like gives rise to the protein MLASPHKSAALGECWHPPLPPSSAWEKGSAPSHPTKMSCYDLCPPKTSVAVPQPIAESCNELCARQCPDSTAFIQPPPVVVTFPGPILSSFPQQAVVGSSGAPAFGGSLGLGGLYGAGATQGSGGLCTFGRPYVSPACSPCPLPRYSRKFWNTCGPC
- the LOC425362 gene encoding scale keratin-like isoform X1 produces the protein MSCYDLCPPKTSVAVPQPIAESCNELCARQCPDSTAFIQPPPVVVTFPGPILSSFPQQAVVGSSGAPAFGGSLGLGGLYGAGATQGSGGLCTFGRPYVSPACSPCPLPRYSRKLWDTCGPC